A genomic stretch from Bosea sp. F3-2 includes:
- a CDS encoding GNAT family N-acetyltransferase, translated as MIRQAVDVSEIVMREAVAADVPRVAALIMHGASTQTRTPEAIAAEARDPAYSKAFAAIEASPHNRLFVAERVGVVVGTYQITLLPGLAERGRLRAKIESVHVAPESRGLGIGAVMMRHALAFAAENGVGLVELTSNKSRTDAHRFYRNLGFDQSHEGFKWALDR; from the coding sequence ATGATCCGACAAGCCGTGGATGTCTCCGAAATCGTCATGCGCGAGGCGGTGGCGGCCGACGTGCCGCGCGTCGCAGCGCTGATCATGCATGGCGCGTCGACGCAGACGCGCACGCCGGAGGCCATCGCCGCGGAGGCGCGCGACCCCGCCTATTCGAAAGCCTTTGCCGCGATCGAAGCCAGTCCACACAACCGGCTCTTCGTCGCCGAGCGGGTAGGGGTGGTGGTCGGCACCTATCAGATCACGCTGCTGCCGGGGCTGGCCGAACGCGGCCGCCTGCGCGCCAAGATCGAAAGCGTCCATGTCGCGCCGGAATCCCGCGGGCTCGGCATCGGCGCGGTGATGATGCGCCACGCGCTCGCCTTCGCGGCGGAGAACGGCGTGGGCCTCGTCGAGCTCACCTCCAACAAGAGCCGCACCGACGCCCATCGCTTCTACCGCAATCTCGGCTTCGACCAGAGCCATGAAGGCTTCAAATGGGCGCTCGACCGCTGA
- a CDS encoding GNAT family N-acetyltransferase, whose amino-acid sequence MIPADLVIRDAEAADVPAVRALLVETWHATYDGIYGWQRVAEITNAWHSLENLHSQLGRDEGIFLVALIGEEVVATASARQERDGAALLTRLYVLPAWQGVGIGRTLLQVALACFPKAPVARLEVESQNEPAIAFYERMGFFLQRQARFDGRDDTPNTLLMAKRLFVE is encoded by the coding sequence ATGATCCCGGCCGATCTCGTCATCCGCGACGCTGAAGCCGCCGATGTTCCGGCGGTGAGGGCGCTTTTGGTCGAGACCTGGCATGCCACCTATGACGGCATCTATGGCTGGCAGCGCGTTGCCGAGATCACCAATGCCTGGCACTCGCTGGAGAACCTGCACAGCCAGCTCGGCCGGGACGAGGGGATCTTCCTCGTCGCGCTGATCGGCGAGGAGGTCGTCGCCACCGCCTCGGCCCGGCAGGAACGCGATGGCGCTGCCCTGCTGACGCGGCTCTACGTCCTGCCGGCCTGGCAAGGCGTCGGCATCGGGCGGACGCTGCTGCAGGTCGCGCTCGCCTGCTTCCCGAAGGCGCCGGTAGCGCGCCTGGAGGTCGAGAGCCAGAACGAGCCGGCCATCGCCTTCTACGAGCGCATGGGCTTCTTCCTGCAGCGTCAGGCGCGTTTCGACGGCCGCGACGACACCCCCAACACCCTGTTGATGGCCAAGCGCCTCTTCGTCGAATGA
- a CDS encoding efflux RND transporter periplasmic adaptor subunit: MSRSRFIGVVLTAIATSTGLTTFDAAAQGAPPAPPVQVAPPLAKRITNWDEFTGRFEASEQVEIRARVSGFIDSVHFPDGALVQKGDLLFTIDQRPYKLAVDVARADVTRAKAQVELSQNEVDRAEGLTQNRTITARDVDQRRANLNSAVGTLQGAEANLKNAELNLEWTEVRAPLSGRISNRRVDPGNLIAGGQSGATLLTTIVAVSPIYFTFDVSEADFLRYSRMASLRDGSGKDAGVPVEVKLSDETKWGRRGKVNFVDNAVNARSATIRGRAVFDNKDQFLTPGVFGRLRFFAGESDALLVPDTVLVSDQANKIVLTVGPENKVVPKRVELGPISEGLRVIRSGLSVEDKVIVGGNANPMVRPGVAVTPQPGEIKVATTN; the protein is encoded by the coding sequence ATGTCACGCAGCCGTTTCATCGGCGTGGTGCTCACTGCCATTGCTACGTCGACCGGCCTCACCACGTTCGACGCCGCTGCCCAGGGAGCTCCGCCGGCCCCTCCGGTTCAGGTCGCGCCCCCTCTCGCCAAGCGCATCACCAACTGGGACGAGTTCACCGGCCGCTTCGAAGCGAGCGAGCAGGTCGAGATCCGTGCCCGCGTCTCCGGCTTCATCGACAGCGTGCACTTCCCAGACGGTGCGCTTGTCCAGAAGGGCGACCTGCTCTTTACCATCGATCAGCGGCCTTACAAACTGGCCGTCGACGTTGCTCGCGCCGACGTCACCCGCGCCAAGGCCCAGGTCGAGCTCTCCCAGAACGAGGTCGATCGCGCCGAGGGCCTGACCCAGAACCGCACGATCACGGCCCGCGACGTCGACCAGCGCCGCGCCAACCTCAACAGCGCGGTCGGAACGCTGCAGGGCGCCGAGGCCAATCTCAAGAACGCCGAGCTCAACCTCGAATGGACCGAGGTGCGCGCCCCGCTCTCCGGGCGCATCTCGAACCGCCGCGTCGACCCGGGCAACCTGATCGCCGGCGGCCAGTCGGGCGCGACGCTGCTGACGACCATCGTCGCGGTCTCGCCGATCTACTTCACCTTCGATGTCTCGGAAGCCGACTTCCTGCGCTATTCCCGCATGGCCAGCCTGCGCGACGGTTCGGGCAAGGACGCCGGTGTCCCGGTCGAGGTGAAGCTGTCGGATGAAACCAAATGGGGCCGCCGCGGCAAGGTCAACTTCGTCGACAACGCCGTGAACGCGCGTTCGGCCACGATCCGCGGCCGCGCCGTGTTCGACAACAAGGACCAGTTCCTGACTCCCGGCGTGTTCGGCCGCCTGCGCTTCTTCGCCGGCGAATCCGACGCGCTGCTCGTGCCCGATACCGTGCTCGTCTCCGACCAGGCCAACAAGATCGTGCTCACGGTCGGCCCCGAGAACAAGGTCGTGCCGAAGCGGGTCGAGCTCGGGCCGATCAGCGAGGGCTTGAGGGTGATCCGCTCCGGCCTGTCGGTCGAGGACAAGGTGATCGTCGGCGGCAATGCCAATCCGATGGTCCGTCCTGGCGTCGCCGTCACGCCGCAGCCGGGCGAGATCAAGGTCGCGACGACGAACTGA
- the gatB gene encoding Asp-tRNA(Asn)/Glu-tRNA(Gln) amidotransferase subunit GatB: MNVHARPADPKKLIKGATGDWEVVIGMEIHAQVTSNAKLFSGASTGFGAEPNEHVSLVDAAMPGMLPVINAECVRQAVRTGLGLNAQINHRSVFDRKNYFYPDLPQGYQISQYKSPIVGEGEIVVDLSPTEQITVGIERLHLEQDAGKSIHDQHPTMSFVDLNRSGVALMEIVSKPDLRSSEEAKAYVSKLRTILRYLGTCDGDMEKGNLRADVNVSVRKPGDALGTRCEIKNVNSIRFIGQAVEAEARRQIGIIEDGGTIDQETRLYDPGKGETRSMRSKEEAHDYRYFPDPDLLPLEFDDAFVESLKGALPELPDGKKARFITEYGLSPYDASVLVAEREQADYFEAVAKGRDGKAAANWVINELFGRLNKEGKDVTASPVSAAQLGGLVDLIGESVISGKIAKDLFEILWTEGGDPREIVEARGMKQVTDTGAIEKAVDEIIAANPDKVEQVKAKPTMLGWFVGQAMKASGGKANPQALNEILKKKLGI; this comes from the coding sequence ATGAATGTGCATGCCCGCCCCGCCGACCCGAAGAAGCTGATCAAGGGCGCGACTGGCGATTGGGAAGTCGTGATCGGCATGGAGATCCATGCCCAGGTCACCTCCAATGCCAAGCTGTTCTCCGGCGCCTCGACCGGTTTCGGCGCCGAACCGAACGAGCATGTCAGCCTCGTCGACGCCGCCATGCCCGGCATGCTGCCGGTCATCAACGCCGAATGCGTCCGCCAGGCGGTGCGCACCGGTCTTGGCCTCAACGCGCAGATCAACCACCGCTCGGTCTTCGACCGCAAGAACTATTTCTACCCGGATCTGCCGCAGGGCTACCAGATCAGCCAGTACAAGAGCCCGATCGTGGGCGAGGGCGAGATCGTCGTCGATCTCTCGCCGACCGAGCAGATCACCGTGGGCATCGAGCGGCTGCATCTGGAGCAGGATGCCGGCAAGTCGATCCACGACCAGCATCCGACGATGAGCTTCGTCGACCTCAACCGCTCGGGCGTGGCGCTGATGGAGATCGTCTCCAAGCCCGATCTGCGCTCCTCCGAGGAGGCGAAAGCCTATGTCTCGAAGCTGCGCACCATCCTGCGCTATCTCGGCACCTGCGACGGCGACATGGAGAAGGGCAACCTGCGCGCCGACGTCAACGTCTCGGTGCGCAAGCCCGGTGACGCGCTCGGCACGCGCTGCGAGATCAAGAACGTCAACTCGATCCGCTTCATCGGCCAGGCGGTCGAGGCCGAGGCGCGCCGCCAGATCGGCATCATCGAGGATGGCGGCACGATCGATCAGGAGACCCGCCTCTACGATCCCGGCAAGGGCGAGACGCGCTCGATGCGCTCCAAGGAAGAGGCGCATGATTATCGCTATTTCCCCGATCCGGACCTGCTGCCGCTCGAATTCGACGATGCCTTCGTCGAAAGCCTGAAAGGCGCGTTGCCGGAGCTGCCGGACGGCAAGAAGGCGCGCTTCATCACGGAATACGGGCTTTCGCCCTATGACGCTTCGGTGCTCGTCGCCGAGCGCGAGCAGGCCGACTATTTCGAGGCGGTCGCCAAGGGCCGCGATGGCAAGGCCGCCGCCAACTGGGTGATCAACGAGCTCTTCGGCCGTCTCAACAAGGAAGGCAAGGATGTCACCGCCTCGCCGGTTTCGGCTGCCCAGCTCGGCGGGCTCGTCGATCTGATCGGCGAGAGCGTCATCTCCGGCAAGATCGCCAAGGACCTATTCGAGATCCTCTGGACCGAAGGCGGCGACCCGCGCGAGATCGTAGAGGCCCGCGGCATGAAGCAGGTCACCGACACCGGCGCCATCGAGAAGGCGGTCGACGAGATCATCGCGGCCAATCCCGACAAGGTCGAGCAGGTCAAGGCCAAGCCCACCATGCTCGGCTGGTTCGTCGGCCAGGCGATGAAGGCCTCGGGCGGCAAGGCCAACCCGCAGGCGCTCAACGAGATCCTGAAGAAGAAGCTGGGGATCTAG